Part of the Clostridium sporogenes genome, TAATACTAAATATCCTTTTTAATTTAAATTTATTTTGAAAATATTTCATTAATGGATTTAATATATAGGCAATTCCAAAAGCCCAAATAAATGGTATTAATATTGATAAAAAAGATTTCATAAAAGAATAAATATCTTCTATATTGTTTATAAATTTTAAAAGTAGAAAGGATATAACTATTATAGGTATAAATTCTAAGAATGGTATTTTTTTATTTTTTGTCACCTTTTTAACCCCCAATATGGATAATAATAACCTATGTGCTTTATAAATTTTACTATATTGTAATAGATTTTACAACCTATATAATATTATAAATACGTCTAAAAAAAAATAAATCATAAGGATATATTAATAAATTTTTAATATTCTGAATTTTGTCTTGTTAATACTATTTATGATATAGTTATGTGATATAATAAAAAAACAAATAAATTTATTTTATAGTATGGAGGGCATTAATATGGATACAAAAACTAGAATACTAGGAGGATTATTTGGAGTAGCCTGTGGAGATGCTTTAGGTATAACATTAGAAAATATGGATAAAGAAGAAATTCATAAGTATGGATATTTAAAAGAGATAGTTGGTGGTGGGATTTTCGATTTAAAACCAGGATGTACAACAGATGATACTTTAATGGTGTTATGTGTTGCTAAAGGAATATTAGATAACCCAGAAGATCCAAAAGATAAAATAGGAGATGAATTTATAAAAGTATATCAGGATCTAATAAAATATGGAGGCACCACTATAAAGTGTACTATAGAAAAATTTTTGGAGTGTAAAAACTGGTATGAAGCCAGCTTACATAGTAGTGAAGTTCTCAGCTGGCAAGCGGCTGGTAATGGAGCCTTAAAAAGAAGTTTGCCTGTAGCTTTATATTATAAAGAGTATGATGAAATAACTAAAATAACAAAAGAACAATCTCAATTAACTCATAGAAGTAAAATTGGAGAGAGAGCTTGCCTTTTATATAATACATTAATTTATTATTATATAAAAGGATATGATAAAAATGAAGCATTAAAGTTAGCACTTAAAGAATTTGATGAATTTTATGAAATAACAAATATAAATAAATACTCATTAAACTCATCCCCTTTTGTAGTAGATTCATTAATGTGTGCTATTTGGAGTATTATGAATACAACTACAGCAGAAGAAGCTATATGTGAAGCAGTTAATTTAGGTGGAGATGCAGGAAGTGTAGGGGCAATAACTGGAGGACTAGCCGGTGTGTATTATGGATATGATGCTTTACCGAAAAAATGGACAAATATAATAGATAAAAAACAAGAATTATTAGATATAGCCTTAAAATTAAGTGAAAATAGTTAGAATCTTCATTAATAAAAGTAAATAATTTGTTAACATAATTGTTAAATAAATAAACAATAGTCTGTGTAAAATATAACAATTACTAATTGAATAGAATTTATTGTTGACTATAATAATAAATTGTGGTAAATTAAATGAGTAATTTAAAAATAGGCGATGGAGTTCGCCATAATTGCGTAATGCTAATGACTCCTACAAATAATATGATTGTTATTTGTAGGATTTTTTGCGTTTGTAATAAAAATTTAAGGGGGAGATTTTATGGCAGGAAGTTTAGCTATTATTATTTTATTAGGATTAATTGCAAATAAACTCTTTGAAAAGTTAAAGCTACCAGGTCTTTTGGGAATGTTAATATTAGGTATTATAATAGGACCCCATGGTTTAGACTGGTTAAGCAAATATATATTAAATGCTTCATCAGATCTTAGAAAAATTGCTTTAATTGTAATTTTATTAAGGGCAGGATTAGGTCTTAATAAAGACGAATTAAAATTGGTTGGTAAAACAGCTCTAAAATTAAGTTGTATACCTGGAATTATAGAAGGATTTTTTATAGCAATAGCTTCTATAAAACTTTTAGGTTTTTCTTTTATACAAGGAGGCTTATTGGGATTTATTATTGCTGCAGTTTCCCCAGCAGTAGTTGTACCTCAGATGTTGAGCTTAATGGACAAAGGCCTTGGTAAAGCTAAGGGTATACCAACTCTCATATTAGCCGGTGCTTCTATAGATGATGTTTTTGCAATAACAATATTTAGCACATTTTTAGGATTATATGCGGGAAAGAATATAAATATAGCGATACAGATATTAAAAATACCTGTTTCCATAATATTAGGTACATTAATTGGCATATTATCAGCGATGATTATTATAAAAATATTTAAAAAGTATTCTATAGATAACACTAAAAAGATATTAATTATACTTAGTATATCTATTATACTTACTTTAATAGAAACTTTACTAAAAGGTAAATTAGAAATAGCCAGTTTATTGGGTGTTATGGCTTTAGGATTTGTAATATCTGATAAAATTCCTAGTATAGGAGATAAAGTATCTAAAGGATTAAATGAAATATGGGTTTTTGCTCAAATACTTTTATTTGTTCTTGTAGGAGCTGAAGTAAATATGGTGATAGCTTTTAAATCAGGATTTTTAGGTATAATCATTATTGCTTTAGGTCTTATAGGAAGAAGTATAGGAGTATTAATTTCTCTAAAAGGTTCAAATTTAAATAAAAAAGAAAAACTCTTTTGTGTTATAGCCTATATCCCTAAAGCTACAGTTCAAGCAGCTATGGGAGCAGTACCATTAGCCAATGGTGTAGAGGCAGGAGATATTATTTTAGCAATAGCAGTTTTGTCAATTTTAACTACAGCTCCATTGGGAGCTATAGCAATAAATTTATCTGGTCCAAGATTATTAGAATCAAACCTTTCTTAGACTAGATCAAATTTTTTATAAAATATATTTCTTTTGCTGTAAAAAATTTTGAAAAATACAAGAAAATCATTAAGTTGTATAAAAATAGATTTAATTTTAATATAACAAATTAAAAAATACAAATACTAAATATATGAATAAGCTTTAATAGTTCTTAATCTAGCGAAATTAATTGATTTATAAGTGTATTTTTTATTTTTGAGGTGTTAAAATTAAATCTATTTTATTTTGAAACACCTTTTTATATAAAATTTATGTTAATTTATTATCATTCATGATACATGAAAATGAAGGATCTGAGCAAAAGATTGTTAAATAATAGTAAAAAATCTCCCTGAAATTAATGAAAACTTAATGAAATTGATAAAAGTAAAATTTACCACAATTAATTTTCAGAAATATGTTAATTTTCTAAAGAATATATAGTATAATATAAAATAAAAAAATAAATGGATTTTTCAAATAGCAAAAAGGGGGAGGATTCCTATGTGTTCCAATGAGTTAGCAAATACCAAATTCAAAGAACTAGAAGAATATATAAACAATATCTCCAATAAGAAAGGAGCCCTTATAGAAGTGCTTCATAAGGCTCAACATATTTTTGGATATCTTCCAAATGAAGTGCAGGAATTTGTAGCTAAAAAGCTAGATATTCCCGTTTCAAAGGTTTACGGAGTTATTACTTTTTACTCTTATTTTACTACAGAACCAAAGGGTGAAAATGTTATAAATGTCTGTATGGGCACAGCTTGCTTTGTAAAGGGAGCTGGGGATGTACTTTCAGAATTTGAAAAGAAATTAAATATAAAAGTTGGAGAAACCACTAAAGATGGCAAATTTACATTACAAGTTTTAAGATGTGTAGGGGCCTGTGGATTAGCTCCAGTGGTTACAATTAATGATAAGGTATATGGACATTTTACTAAAAATGAAGTAGATAAAGTATTAGAAGAGTATGGAGCATAGGAGGGATATTTATGGAGAAAATTAATTCTTATAAAGAATTGAAAAGCTATTATGAAAACTATAAAAATTTATTAAAAAGTAGACATACCACCCATGAAGAAGAAACAGCAGTAGAAAATAAAAAATGTGAAAGACTTATACTAGTTTGTGGCGGTACAGGATGTAAATCAGCTGACAGTGATAAAATTGTAGAAAATTTAAAAGAAGAAATAAATAAATTAGGACTCCAAGAAGAAGTAAAAGTTTCTATTACAGGATGCTTTGGCTTCTGTGAAAAAGGTCCTATAGTTAAAATAAATCCAGATAATGTTTTTTATGTTAAAGTAAAACCAGAAGATGCTAAGGAAATAGCAGAAAAGCATTTATTAAAAGGTGAAGTAGTAGAAAGATTACTTTATGAAGAACCAAGTCTTAAAGAAAAAGTAAAAAGACAAGATGAAATGTCTTTTTACAAAAAACAAAAAAGAATTGCTCTTAGGAATTGTGGACTTATAAATCCAGAAGATATAAAAGAATGTATCGGCTCAGAGGGATACTTAGCCCTAGGAAAAGTTTTAAGTGAAATGACACCGGATGAATTAATAAAATTAATAACTGACTCAGGCCTTAGAGGAAGGGGCGGCGGTGGCTTCTCTACAGGTAAAAAGTGGAGTTTTGGAAAAATGTATGATAGTGATGTTAAATATATAATATGTAATGCAGATGAGGGTGATCCAGGAGCCTTTATGGATCGTTCCATATTAGAAGGAGATCCTCATAGCATAATTGAAGCTATGGCTATAGCTGGCTATGCCATAGGAGCTTCCGAAGGCCGTATATATATAAGAGCAGAATATCCTTTAGCTGTAAATAGATTAAAAATAGCTATGGATCAAGCTAAAGAGTGTGGTCTTTTAGGAGAAAATATTTTAGGCACCGGTTTTAACTTTAATATAGAAATAAAATATGGTGCAGGAGCCTTCGTATGTGGGGAAGAAACAGCATTAATACACTCCATAGAAGGAGAAAGGGGAGAACCTACTTATAAACCACCATTTCCAGCAGAAGCTGGTCTTTGGAATAAGCCAACAGTAGTAAATAATGTAGAAACTTTAGCAAATATACCTGCCATAATAAATAGGGGAGCAGATTGGTATAAATCCATAGGAACAGAAAAATCAAATGGTACAAAAGTTTTCGCCCTAGCAGGAAAAATAAATAATGTTGGATTAGTTGAAGTTCCTATGGGGACTACTCTGAGAGAGATAATATATGATATAGGTGGAGGTATAAAAAATGGCAAGAAATTTAAAGCTGTTCAAACAGGAGGACCTTCAGGTGGATGTATTCCAGTTTCACTTTTAGATATTCCTATAGACTATGAATCATTAACATCTATAGGGTCTATGATGGGTTCCGGTGGAATGATTGTTATGGATGAAGATAATTGTATGGTAGATATAGCAAAATTTTATCTTGAATTTACAGTGGATGAATCCTGTGGTAAATGTACCCCATGTAGAATCGGTAATAAGAGACTTTTAGAAACTTTAATAAAGATAACCAATGGGAAGGGTTCAGAAGAAGATTTAAATAAATTAGATGAATTATCACATATAATAAAGGATACTTCCTTATGTGGATTAGGACAAACTGCACCAAATCCAGTACTAAGTACTATGAGATATTTTATGGATGAATACGAAGCTCACGTTAATGAAAAAAGATGTCCATCAGGTACTTGTAAAAATTTACTCCATTATGAGATTACTGATAAATGTATCGGATGTACTAAATGTGCAAGAGGTTGCCCAGTATCCTGTATAATAGGAAAAGTTAAAGAAAAACATTTTATAAATCAAGAAAAATGTATTAAATGTGGAAATTGTTATAGTGCTTGTCCAGTTGGGGCTATTATAAAGAAATAGGAAGAAAGAGGTGAATAAAATGAGTTTAGTAACTTTAAATATAAATGGTAAAGAGCTTAATGTAGAGAAGGGAACTACTATATTAGATGCAGCAAAACTTTTAAATATAAATATACCAACTCTATGTAATTTTCATCTTAATGATAATAGAACAGAAAACAAACCTGGTTCCTGTAGGGTCTGTGTAGTAGAAGTAGAAGGGAGAAAAAACTTAGCGCCAGCCTGTTGTACCCCTGTAGGGGAAGGAATGATAGTAAGAACTAATTCCATAAGGGCTATAAAAGCTAGAAGAGCTATAGTAGAATTACTTTTATCTGATCATCCAAAAGACTGTTTACTTTGTGAGAAAAATACAAAATGTGAACTGCAGAAATTAGCTGCAGATATGGGTATAAGAGAAATGAAATATAAAGGTGATATTTCAATGTATCCTATAGATATTTCTAGCTATTCCATAGTTAGAGATATGGATAAATGTATACTTTGTAGAAGATGCATAACTATGTGTAATGAAGTTCAAACTGTAGGAACCCTATCTGCTATTGGAAGAGGTTTTGAAACTGTAGTAGCACCAGCCTTTTCTGAAGCTATAAAAAATACTAATTGTACTTTCTGTGGACAATGTGTTTCTGTCTGTCCAACTGGGGCTTTAACAGAAGTAAATAATACAAGTAAAGTTTGGGATGCACTATCACAAAAGGATAAAGTTGTTATTGTACAAACTGCTCCAGCTATTAGAGCTGCTTTAGGTGAAGAATTTGGATTAGAACCTGGAACAGCTGTTACAGGAAAAATGGTAGCAGCTCTTCGCCAATTAGGATTCAGTAAAGTTTTTGATACAGATTTTGCAGCAGACTTGACTATTATGGAGGAAGCCTCAGAATTTATTCATAGATTAGAAAATGGCGGAACACTTCCAATGCTTACAAGTTGTTGTCCAGGATGGATAAAATTCTTTGAACACAATTTTAATGATTTAATGGATATACCATCTAGTTGTAAGTCTCCTCAGCAAATGTTTGGAGCTATAGCTAAAAGTTATTTAGCAGAAAAAATTAAGATAGATCCTAAAGATATTATAGTAGTATCTGTAATGCCTTGTCTTGCTAAAAAGTATGAAGCAAAAAGAGAAGAAATGAAGAGAAATGGAATTCCTGATGTAGACATTGTTATAAGTACAAGAGAATTAGCTAAAATGATAGTAGAAGCGGGTATAGATTTTAATTCTCTACAGGAGGAAGAATTTGATAATCCACTAGGTGAATCTACAGGCGCTTCAGTAATTTTTGGAACTACCGGTGGTGTTATGGAAGCAGCCTTAAGAACTGCCTATGAATGGGTTACTAAAGGTACTTTAAAAGATGTAGAATTTACAGAAGTTCGCGGTGAAGAGGGTATAAGAGAAGCTACAGTAAACATAAAGGATACAGAGGTTAAAGTAGCTATAGCTAGTGGATTAGGTAATGCTAGAAAACTTTTGAATGATATAAGAAATGGAAAGTCTAAATATCATATGATCGAAATCATGGCGTGTCCATCAGGCTGTGTAGATGGTGGTGGTCAACCTTATATCTATGGAGATACAAATATATTGAAAAAAAGAACAGAAGCCCTATATAAAGAAGATAGTAATAAAGAAATAAGAAAGTCTCACGAAAATCCATATATAAAGAAACTTTATGAAGAATATTTAGGTAAACCTTATGGTGAAAAAGCTCATGAACTTCTTCATACTAAATATAGAGTTAGATAACATGAAATAAATACAAATTTTTTCATTAATATACACCAAATAAAACCAGTGTTAGTATGGTTTGAAACTATAATCAGTTATAAGTTTAAAGTAATTTCCTAAAATATAAAACCTATATTAGATTATATAGTTTATTGTAGGTTTTGTAATATAAAAATAAGAGAGCCTTTATTTATCCCTTTTTACCCCTCATCTTAAATATTTAGGCTCTCTTATTTTTGTGTTTTAATACTTCTGCAAATAAAATTTTTAAAATATATCTAAGAAGAAATTAAATCTATATTATAAATAAATTATTGACAACGCTTTATTTATAAATTAAAGTTTATTTTAGATTATATTTTCAGGAGGACTTTTACATATGAGTATATTAACCGTTAAGGATATTAGCCATGGATTTGGAGACAGAGCTATTTTTGAGGAAGTATCCTTTAGACTTTTAAAGGGAGAGCATGTAGGACTTATTGGAGCTAATGGAGAGGGTAAGTCTACATTTATGAATATAATAACAGGAAAACTAATGCCAGATGAGGGTAAAATTCAATGGGCAAAGGATGTAAGAGTAGGCTACATGGATCAGCATTTAAATCTTACAAAGGGAAAAACCATTAGAGAAGTTTTGAGGGAAGCCTTTGACTATTTATTTAATCTTGAAAAAGAAATGAATGATT contains:
- a CDS encoding ADP-ribosylglycohydrolase family protein gives rise to the protein MDTKTRILGGLFGVACGDALGITLENMDKEEIHKYGYLKEIVGGGIFDLKPGCTTDDTLMVLCVAKGILDNPEDPKDKIGDEFIKVYQDLIKYGGTTIKCTIEKFLECKNWYEASLHSSEVLSWQAAGNGALKRSLPVALYYKEYDEITKITKEQSQLTHRSKIGERACLLYNTLIYYYIKGYDKNEALKLALKEFDEFYEITNINKYSLNSSPFVVDSLMCAIWSIMNTTTAEEAICEAVNLGGDAGSVGAITGGLAGVYYGYDALPKKWTNIIDKKQELLDIALKLSENS
- a CDS encoding cation:proton antiporter translates to MAGSLAIIILLGLIANKLFEKLKLPGLLGMLILGIIIGPHGLDWLSKYILNASSDLRKIALIVILLRAGLGLNKDELKLVGKTALKLSCIPGIIEGFFIAIASIKLLGFSFIQGGLLGFIIAAVSPAVVVPQMLSLMDKGLGKAKGIPTLILAGASIDDVFAITIFSTFLGLYAGKNINIAIQILKIPVSIILGTLIGILSAMIIIKIFKKYSIDNTKKILIILSISIILTLIETLLKGKLEIASLLGVMALGFVISDKIPSIGDKVSKGLNEIWVFAQILLFVLVGAEVNMVIAFKSGFLGIIIIALGLIGRSIGVLISLKGSNLNKKEKLFCVIAYIPKATVQAAMGAVPLANGVEAGDIILAIAVLSILTTAPLGAIAINLSGPRLLESNLS
- the nuoE gene encoding NADH-quinone oxidoreductase subunit NuoE: MCSNELANTKFKELEEYINNISNKKGALIEVLHKAQHIFGYLPNEVQEFVAKKLDIPVSKVYGVITFYSYFTTEPKGENVINVCMGTACFVKGAGDVLSEFEKKLNIKVGETTKDGKFTLQVLRCVGACGLAPVVTINDKVYGHFTKNEVDKVLEEYGA
- a CDS encoding NADH-quinone oxidoreductase subunit NuoF, whose product is MEKINSYKELKSYYENYKNLLKSRHTTHEEETAVENKKCERLILVCGGTGCKSADSDKIVENLKEEINKLGLQEEVKVSITGCFGFCEKGPIVKINPDNVFYVKVKPEDAKEIAEKHLLKGEVVERLLYEEPSLKEKVKRQDEMSFYKKQKRIALRNCGLINPEDIKECIGSEGYLALGKVLSEMTPDELIKLITDSGLRGRGGGGFSTGKKWSFGKMYDSDVKYIICNADEGDPGAFMDRSILEGDPHSIIEAMAIAGYAIGASEGRIYIRAEYPLAVNRLKIAMDQAKECGLLGENILGTGFNFNIEIKYGAGAFVCGEETALIHSIEGERGEPTYKPPFPAEAGLWNKPTVVNNVETLANIPAIINRGADWYKSIGTEKSNGTKVFALAGKINNVGLVEVPMGTTLREIIYDIGGGIKNGKKFKAVQTGGPSGGCIPVSLLDIPIDYESLTSIGSMMGSGGMIVMDEDNCMVDIAKFYLEFTVDESCGKCTPCRIGNKRLLETLIKITNGKGSEEDLNKLDELSHIIKDTSLCGLGQTAPNPVLSTMRYFMDEYEAHVNEKRCPSGTCKNLLHYEITDKCIGCTKCARGCPVSCIIGKVKEKHFINQEKCIKCGNCYSACPVGAIIKK
- a CDS encoding NADH-dependent [FeFe] hydrogenase, group A6, encoding MSLVTLNINGKELNVEKGTTILDAAKLLNINIPTLCNFHLNDNRTENKPGSCRVCVVEVEGRKNLAPACCTPVGEGMIVRTNSIRAIKARRAIVELLLSDHPKDCLLCEKNTKCELQKLAADMGIREMKYKGDISMYPIDISSYSIVRDMDKCILCRRCITMCNEVQTVGTLSAIGRGFETVVAPAFSEAIKNTNCTFCGQCVSVCPTGALTEVNNTSKVWDALSQKDKVVIVQTAPAIRAALGEEFGLEPGTAVTGKMVAALRQLGFSKVFDTDFAADLTIMEEASEFIHRLENGGTLPMLTSCCPGWIKFFEHNFNDLMDIPSSCKSPQQMFGAIAKSYLAEKIKIDPKDIIVVSVMPCLAKKYEAKREEMKRNGIPDVDIVISTRELAKMIVEAGIDFNSLQEEEFDNPLGESTGASVIFGTTGGVMEAALRTAYEWVTKGTLKDVEFTEVRGEEGIREATVNIKDTEVKVAIASGLGNARKLLNDIRNGKSKYHMIEIMACPSGCVDGGGQPYIYGDTNILKKRTEALYKEDSNKEIRKSHENPYIKKLYEEYLGKPYGEKAHELLHTKYRVR